A part of Brassica rapa cultivar Chiifu-401-42 chromosome A05, CAAS_Brap_v3.01, whole genome shotgun sequence genomic DNA contains:
- the LOC103867805 gene encoding putative nuclease HARBI1 isoform X1 produces the protein MASSSSHNTFDDAFDDTFDDTFDELFDQHFDQAFEDFTIQANQEERRKKRKKRAYIERHREEGHNRLWNDYFSQTPTYPPLLFRRRFRMNKPLFMNIVDRLSNEVQYFRETKDGLGRNSLSPLQKCTAAIRVLAYGSAADTVDEYLRLGETTTRLCVENFVEGIINLFGEEYLRKPTPADLQRLLDIGEYRGFPGMIGSIDCMHWEWKNCPTAWKGQYARGSGKPTIVLEAVASYDLWIWHAFFGPPGTLNDINVLDRSPVFDDIINGQAPKVTFSVNGHQYNMAYYLTDGIYPKWSTFIQSIRIPQGPQAVLFAQHQEAARKDVERAFGVLQARFGIVKNPARSWDKVKIGKIMRACIILHNMIVENERDGYTQFDVRGFQQGEDQGSSHVDLTYSTDIPSNIANMMGVRTRIRDTQKHQQLKDDLVEHIWRRFGGGEDNN, from the coding sequence atggcttcttcttcttctcacaaCACTTTCGATGATGCTTTTGATGATACATTTGATGATACATTTGATGAGCTATTTGATCAACATTTTGATCAAGCATTTGAGGATTTTACCATTCAAGCAAATCAAGAAGaacgaagaaaaaaaagaaaaaaacgagcTTATATTGAAAGACATCGTGAAGAAGGGCATAATCGTTTATGGAACGATTATTTCAGTCAAACTCCAACGTATCCTCCTTTATTATTCCGACGACGTTTTAgaatgaacaagccattgttcATGAACATTGTGGATCGACTCTCCAACGAAGTTCAATATTTTCGGGAAACAAAAGATGGTCTCGGAAGGAACAGTCTCTCTCCACTTCAAAAGTGTACCGCCGCTATTCGTGTCTTGGCATATGGTTCTGCAGCTGATACCGTCGACGAATACCTCCGGCTCGGTGAAACAACAACTCGGTTATGTGTAGAAAATTTTGTGGAAGGGATAATAAATTTGTTCGGCGAAGAATACCTAAGAAAACCAACACCAGCTGATCTTCAACGTCTACTTGATATTGGAGAGTATCGTGGTTTTCCCGGGATGATaggaagcatcgattgtatgcattgggagtggaagaattgtcccaccgcttggaaaggtCAATATGCTCGTGGTTCGGGTAAACCAACAATCGTTTTAGAGGCGGTTGCTTCATATGATCTCTGGATATGGCATGCGTTTTTTGGACCTCCAGGTACGTTaaatgatatcaatgttcttgatcgttcaccagtttttgatgacataataAATGGTCAAGCTCCGAAAGTCACTTTCTCTGTCAACGGACATCAGTATAATATGGCTTACTATCTCACTGATGGTATTTATCCGAAATGGTCaacttttatccaatctattCGTATACCACAAGGGCCGCAAGCAGTTTTATTTGCTCAGCATCAAGAAGCTGCCCGAAAAGATGTAGAGCGGGCTTTTGGAGTCTTGCAAGCTCGCTTTGGCATTGTTAAAAATCCAGCGAGGAGTTGGGATAAAGTAAAAATTgggaagattatgagagcatgtatcatactccataatatgatcgTCGAAAACGAAAGAGACGGTTACACTCAATTTGATGTTCGAGGGTTCCAACAAGGAGAAGACCAAGGAAGTTCACATGTTGATCTCACGTATTCTACAGATATCCCTTCAAATATCGCAAATATGATGGGTGTTCGAACAAGAATTCGTGATACACAAAAACATCAACAACTGAAAGATGATTTGGTTGAACACATATGGCGTAGATTTGGAGGTGGTGAAGACAACAATTGA
- the LOC103867805 gene encoding glutathione S-transferase T3-like isoform X2, whose translation MWTPVEDMVLISSWLNTSKDPVVGNEQRSAAFWNRIAAYFAASPKIAATEQRESTHCKQRWHKINDQVNKFCGAFEAATREKTSGQNENDVLNRAHEIFFTNHRKKFILEHAWKELRNDQKWCATATSKNEGSGKRRKLDEGSLSETSHAVEEERPPGVKAAKGKNKNVKGEERLSQFQTMWEIKQKDLVSKDKLSRNRILDRLLAKQEPLDEVENAVVKKLLAELLN comes from the coding sequence ATGTGGACGCCTGTAGAAGATATGGTGCTCATCAGCTCCTGGCTTAACACAAGCAAGGATCCAGTCGTGGGAAATGAGCAACGTTCTGCGGCATTCTGGAATAGGATCGCCGCTTACTTTGCGGCAAGTCCCAAGATTGCAGCCACTGAACAGCGAGAATCAACTCATTGCAAGCAGCGTTGGCACAAGATCAATGATCAAGTCAACAAGTTCTGTGGCGCTTTCGAAGCAGCAACCAGAGAGAAGACAAGTGGGCAAAATGAGAATGATGTTCTCAACAGAGCTCATGAAATCTTCTTCACCAACCACCGAAAAAAATTTATTCTTGAGCACGCTTGGAAGGAGCTTCGGAATGATCAAAAATGGTGTGCCACTGCTACATCTAAAAACGAAGGAAGCGGTAAAAGGAGGAAGTTAGATGAGGGTTCACTGTCTGAGACTTCACACGCTGTTGAGGAGGAGCGTCCCCCGGGTGTTAAGGCAGCAAAAGGGAAGAACAAGAATGTCAAGGGGGAGGAAAGGCTGTCACAGTTTCAGACTATGTgggaaataaaacaaaaagacttGGTCTCCAAGGACAAGCTTTCAAGAAATCGAATACTTGACCGTTTACTTGCAAAGCAAGAGCCCTTAGATGAGGTCGAAAATGCTGTTGTGAAAAAGCTCCTAGCTGAGTTGTTGAACTAG